cagaaacacacacctgcagtcacATTCCCTCCTTCagagcaggtggagcaggtcCAGCCTGTCCCTGAGAACACCTGATTCCTTGACTGGTTCATCTGTCACAACTTCACCTGCTGGAAGActggacacacactctgaagaCTCCTAGAGGGACAGAGCCAGAGGGACAGAGCCAGAGGGacgcagacagagggacagagacagagggacgcagacagagggacacagacatGAACAAAATCGCTGGAGTGATTGGGGAGAAAGTGGGTGAGTCTCTCATGGTGCTGGTGAGATGGTGCTGGTGAGCTGGTGGAGGTTCACGGCTGGTGTCTGTCCAGGTTCAGATGTAGCTGTCTGATGTAGCTGTCTGATGACGTGTAAACATGAGGAGGTTGAAGGTGGATGCTGCTGGAACACTCACAGCCACACATTacagttagcatgttagcatgtctgtgtgacaggtAAGCAGGAATGTGGtatgtttgcatgttctccaCCCGCCTGACGGAGCTCCATCCTCAGCCGGCTGTGGCCTCAGTCACATGGATGTAGATGAGAGGCGGAGTGGGTTCatggtgtttctctgtgtttacacTCAGCTTAAATCACAGTGAGCACAGCAGCATGGTCAGCGTGTGGTCAGCAGCgcctctctccacctctctccacctctctccaCCCAGTCTAACACCAGCTGATTTTAGGCACATGTAGGCTGGactgcatgtgtttatatgGAGATATCATCTGCAGGCTGCCGTGTCTGATCTGTGCTTGTCCTGCAGGAGACATGGTGGAGGGCGCCGTGAAGAACGCCCTGGGCTTCGACGACAAgagcaagaacaagaacaagaccAAGGAGAAAGGTGGAGGAATCTTCTCGTTTGGAAAAgacaagaagaaagaggaggagaaggacaaaGGAGGACTGTTCTCCTTTGGAGGCAACAAGAAggacaaagatggaggaggactCTTCTCCAGAGGCGAAGACGACCACACAGACAAGCAGAAGAAGTCGGGCTTCGCAGGCCTGTTCGCTGAGGGACAGGCAGGCGGAGCTGACGGAGGCGGCGAGGGGGCGATgatgggaggagggggagaggaagcATGCGCAGGATTCCAGGGGCAGAGTGTAGCAGTGACGGGTGGAGGTATGTCTGAACAGTCCAACACACTCCAGCTGCACACAGGtggagcagctccacctgctgtgGATTCACTATGAAGCAGATCAGCCAATCACTCTCTgagtgtttgtcatgtgactgctgaggCAGGCCGGACCTCCTGGTTGTGATGGACATCTAATCATTGTGTCTTTGTGCTTTGTCTCAGACCTGCTGGATGATCTGATGGAAGCGGCCGACGAGATGTCGAAGGGAAACTAAGCCGAGCGGAGATCCATGATCACTGAGCGCACTGAAGAAGAATGTTGTTTAACTCTTTacgtctgtcctcctgtctgacagcagcttcctgtcctgtcctcctgtctgacagcagcttcctgtcctgtcctcctgtcagacagcagcttcctgtcttcctgtctgacagcagcttcctgtcctcctgtcctcctgtcagacagcagcttcctgtcctcctgtcctcctgtcctcctgtcagacagcagcttcctgtcctcctgtcctcctgt
This Parambassis ranga chromosome 15, fParRan2.1, whole genome shotgun sequence DNA region includes the following protein-coding sequences:
- the LOC114446939 gene encoding oleosin-B3-like is translated as MNKIAGVIGEKVGDMVEGAVKNALGFDDKSKNKNKTKEKGGGIFSFGKDKKKEEEKDKGGLFSFGGNKKDKDGGGLFSRGEDDHTDKQKKSGFAGLFAEGQAGGADGGGEGAMMGGGGEEACAGFQGQSVAVTGGDLLDDLMEAADEMSKGN